The genomic interval ATTCCTGACTGCGGTGTCTTGTTAATCATGGGTCTGCTTTACTCAGGGCTAAAAGATAACAACAATTCATTTATAATTAAGCAGGAATAGACATGACCAGAGGAAGATATATTTTTAGTCAGGccaaaagacaacaaaaatatataagtagtAAAACAAGATAAGGCATATCTAGATGAAGACAAAATGTGGTCACGCTAATAAACAACAAATCAGAAATGAAACCGGTTGGGATTATGTCTTAGTAGAGTAACAATATAGATGGAACAAGAGATTTGTGACTCACACCTGGTCATTTGATTGATTACATACCTTTGTGATAAAAGACTTCATTTTGTTTAGTCTTAGTTTGACCTTGAACAAAGCAATAAAATGCTGTATAGCGTGAGATAAGtgtgtagtggcgcgaaattatggccaccattaaggaagtgcaatctacgcatgtgcaagggacttgccttcctggaagcccctcgagtgcacatgcgtagtaaaaccagtacttaaagcgcttCGCATGCTTTCTAAGCCTCTTTAGCGCAATGCTTTTGATGTGACAGCTACTTGCTCCTTTGGCATGCCTCAATGAAGCTCTTAATATCCAGTTGCCGATAACAAGTTAACCAGCAGCTGCTAAGCTGAAtaacacaggatttgtaaaaccaagcatcatcaaaaataaaacttaatttttattatgttgttaattgttctactgtttcttaatatataattttgttaaaaggtgatagagagagactaatgtctctattgctactatcaaccttttacaagtGCTAGATGAAACTTATGGTCATTACCAGTAGGAAAGTATTTTAACTGCACCTTTGCTCACCCCGATTCATTCGTAACAAAACACTTTTTTACATACTTTTGTAAATGACAGAATCTTTGATTAACTTCTGGAGTGAGAATGAACTGCATAGAACTTGTTAATTGAAAGCCAAAAAAGTTTAGCATCATTCTGAAACTGCGAAGGTATCTTTTTTGGATGTTAATGTCATTTTGCatcatctgaaaaaaaaagaagaaaaatgaatatataaataaataaagtaatggCTAGAAAATGTCGGTGATATTAGAgcaatatttgtgtgtaaatgtggatTTGAATGATGAATGTAAGTGAAGTGGAATAAATCTGTGTGTGACATCTGTTGGGTGATTTACTGATCAGGTCTTATACATTAAAGccttctgtcattggactgcaatcaTGCCAGAGCACCACCCTCAATAGTTTTATTTAATCatatcaaccttagtacttatttcagtctggtacttattttattaaccacaatATGAGACAATGTAGACAACATTGCTAATTTCTGTTAAGTTTGTTGTAAACGGACAtggacacaaaaaacacacacatatatacacaaaagcatacatatttgtgtgtgtgtgtgtgtgtgtgtgtgtgtgaaggcggatggctcagtggttagagcaccaagcttacgatcgtgaggttgtgagtttgaatcctggaccaggctgcatgttgtgttcttgagcaagacactttatttcacgttgctccagttcactcagctgtagaaatgagttgcgatgtcacaggtgtcaagctgtatcggcccctttgcctttcccttggatagcattggtggcgtggagagggaaggccggtatgcatgggcgactgctggtcttccataaacaaccttgcccagacttgtgcctgggagggtaactttctaggtgcaatcccatggtcagtcatgaccgaaaggggtctcagcatatatatatatatatatatatatatatatatatatatacacacatcttttatgatttatgtgtttcagtattagactgcagccatactggagcataccaaccccagtacctatttttttttacatttggtacttattctgttagtctcttttgctgaaccacaaagttaccaggatataatcacaccaacactggttgtcaagcaatggtgagggacaaacacagacatacaaacgcagacatacaaaaacacacgtgtgcacacacacacaaacacacacatgcacactcacactcacacacacacacacatatacagcccaacccatgctagcatggaaagcggacgtttttttttttttttgttacagttcCCCAGTGAATTCCTCTCTCATAGCTGTTTTCATAGTTTCATACTCAAACCAGTGCAATTTTCTTaatagctgttttcacagctcTATACCAACTAGGAGATGATGAAGAATCATCGTCATACGTTTTTGCAGCAATGTGAAAGATCAGTTTAATCATTAATTATCTGTGAAGATCTGTAAAAtacaatgtacatataaatttgacgCTGTCTTTATTTTCAtgaagccctgtaaaaaaaagtgtagcaataaatgttatatataaactgaCATCAAGTTTTGTCCATAACTACGCTACACATTCAACTGCTTTTGCAAATTGGCCCTTCAATAAAGATAGTGATAGCAGatggtatattttcatttaaggTTTGCACAATCAGGATTGAGCAAGGACTAAGCAACAATTTCGTTGTTGAAGCTGCCTATCAAAGATGGCTATAAGTGATTCATCATTGAGCTGGTTGATATATATTAGAAAGTGAGATGAACAAGTAAAACATGTGGTATCACTTCAGAGCACGTAATTCATTGTTCAAACACAATTGCAGAGTAGTTATAGTAAATAAGGGATTAGTTTCGTTCCTGGGGCACAGCAATTTCACTTATTTCTTGTTCCTCAGAATATGTGTaagcctttatgtatatatttaataacttttCCCATCGTTGTCAACaagaatgtataaatagatgctTATACATTCTAATACTAGACTGAATATATTTCTAACTGCACACTTTTATTCAATTCCACATCTAAGCTACTCAACTCTCATCATTTTTATTGCATcagaatatacataaacacatataatttgtgtgtgtgtatgtgtgtgtagagagagagagagagagagaaatatgtatttatatctgtagacatgtatatgtgtagatatacatatctacagatacacatacaaacacatacgtgcacacacacacacacacacacacacacacgcacacacgcacacacacacagagtcacccACACAGTCCATCATAAGGAATGGAGTACCAATAACTATGAAAGGAATGAATTCTACTTCTTACAGAACTAAAACAAATGGGCCCAATTAAATCGGTGCATATAGAAAGGAAAGATCCCCAGGCTACTTAACATAAGTAGATCTGCATTCGGTGATTGATGGCAACTGTTCATCACTTAACAGAAGTTAACAGGAGTTAACAGAAGTCAGAAGAACACATGCAATGAACCCAAAGAATATTTTCCTTGCCTTAAGAGAAACACCATGGCTGCGGCGGTGGTGGCAGCAATTAATTACTTAATCTGTATATTTAAAACGTGACCAGCTCATTTTCTCATATATCAGAAACTAAGCTGCATTGTCTAGTATACCCAGCATTATTCAAACCGGTAGAGTTTTATTTGAGCTAACTTTATTATGTAAAAAATGTTAATTTCCTTACTTACACGAGATTCATAAGAAGTGAGTGGTGAAGAATATTTGTGAGGTGTTGTATCTTCTGGAGTCGGAAATAACCTGCAATAGTAACAACACAAAGGAATTGTGGCTGTGTCAGAAGCATTGTTCTTTGTTGCAATACTTTCTGAACAAAGATCTGATCACTTTAGAAATTGAATACAACACATCATATTCCCTAATctcaataatactaaaactctagagatgtttgtgtgtacccgaaatatttcagaaatagtatattttatcttaattttattttgcatatttattttcatacttaccttcagcagtgcagtacaaatttttgtgatatttggacctctatttaaatgattaaacacaatttttgtttgttatttcttgacgaaAAATAAAGCATGGCTTCCATGACgtcaaccacatacacacatacagaatacacacacatataatgaatgtcatggcgtgtcaatcaacacaaatacacgtatgcTATctgtaacatatacacacacatagtctttaTGCAATCTAAGAAAAAAAGTCgactttttgacgtacacaatattttaatcattcagaaatatttttaactgaatgtgatttcataatccggagttcgttaatttccataaaaaatttttatttatttacttttgttttaaagtgaaagagaagagaaagtgaaagagaagagaaagtgaaagagaagagaaagtgaaagagaagagaaagtgaaagagaagagaaagtgaaagagaagagaaagtgaaagagaagagaaagtgaaagatgtatgagcgtgtatatgaaatggacgtgtgtgtgtgtgaaagagagagagaggggggagtagaagagagagaaaaagagagagagtgagtgaaagggtgtgttgtcatgtatacgtatatatatacgtacatacatcaatacatacttgtacatctttttgtatttgtgggagagagagagagagagagaaagagagagagagagagagagaaagagagagagagagagagaaagagagaaNNNNNNNNNNNNNNNNNNNNNNNNNNNNNNNNNNNNNNNNNNNNNNNNNNNNNNNNNNNNNNNNNNNNNNNNNNNNNNNNNNNNNNNNNNNNNNNNNNNNNNNNNNNNNNNNNNNNNNNNNNNNNNNNNNNNNNNNNNNNNNNNNNNNNNNNNNNNNNNNNNNNNNNNNNNNNNNNNNNNNNNNNNNNNNNNNNNNNNNNNNNNNNNNNNNNNNNNNNNNNNNNNNNNNNNNNNNNNNNNNNNNNNNNNNNNNNNNNNNNNNNNNNNNNNNNNNNNNNNNNNNNNNNNNNNNNNNNNNNNNNNNNNNNNNNNNNNNNNNNNNNNNNNNNNNNNNNNNNNNNNNNNNNNNNNNNNNNNNNNNNNNNNNNNNNNNNNNNNNNNNNNNNcgaggaggtttttccctctttctcaaaggttgtcattactttcgagacactacttcttgatacaccaaacatttcggctgttttcgttatgcaagagcctgccatacgagcaccaacaatttgacctctttgaaagtccgatagatctgtcattttaaagaattttaattacttttttctgtcggtatctgaaaagaaacagcaattttagcaaaacatattaagtaacactaataataaataaataagaaacatgaaaataaacaagcttttgactgttatatagatatttcaaaattatgatgctaggcgtttccattattttgtccaacccctgtataggATAGTTGTGGCATAAACTGGTGCACCAAACGATTAAACAACTGTGGACCAAGAGCGACAAAGCCATCACAATACAACATTCTGATGACAAACTGGACCTAAAACACGCTGCAGAAATCCTATGACGATTTCGTGACAAGACGCCTTTAAATAACCTTGTCTGCACTGAGGATATGCTTTAGGCAGGATCAGATTAACCCAAGACCTGACCCATTACTGAAGCTTTCCAGTGGCCCCATCATCTGGTATCTTTGTTTCCCATGTGGATAACTCTCAGGCAGTCAAGCGGTGTGATTGAGTAATATCTGGCCACTATGTTATCATCATAAGCAATCCGTGTAGCTTTTACCGTACCCTTGTTTTGACCTTTCATTAATTCATCACCTACACGCTCAGCCTATATAATCACATCTACGCCGATGGTTTTCGCTAAGTGCCTCCTTTGTAAGAATGGTGTTTTACAAAAGCCTCTTCCCcatgttttggaaaaaaaaatgctaattatTCTAACCGAACAAAACCTAATTTAgtgtattaattatattttcttatagcaTCTCATCCAGAatgtaccatttttttttcttaggtaTTTGAGTGGTCTAGTAACCcctatattacatttttatgttaCAGAATAAAGCGATAacttatataacaaaattatattggACCTGGACGAAACATCAATGAAACTTCTATATACTGATAACACGATGTTCTAAGCATATTTTAATTCTAACAAAAAATTTTTTGGAAAGTATTGTACCTGgttccaatattttatttctaagataaATCATGTCCCCACTAAAAATTTAGCATCCCTCATAGCACCTTCTTGATATTTGCCACTCTCTAATAGAACCACAACACTCTCAAGAGTGCGCTACCGTCCAAGTAAAAATCCGTTGATCTACTCTATGTTTATTGAGATAATAGCTATTGGTACGAAGGTGATGAGTgtgcagaaccattagcacgttgagaaaaatgctttgcggcatttcgtccatctttacgttctgagttcaaattccaccggagtcaacttcacctttcaccctttcctgagcgataaaataattacccgTTGAGCACTAaggtggatgtaattgacttacctcctccccgaaattcctggctttgtgccaaaatgtgaaaccaatatctacCGGTATGTTATGTTCCGAAGGCACGTGGCGGCCTAATGAGTTGGATCCACAATCACAAAGTTTTTGTTTCGATTTCTAGTCTGAATGGGACACAATACTCTTTGAGTAAGacgtttcatttcatgttgcttcaatccactcagctgaaaacgagtaccagtgaagtactggtgCAGCCCTCTCTCTCACTAGCTGCGAGGAAGGTCGAAAGAGTATCATTGTCTACTCGCAACCAgacaggcacctaaaacaataaacaaaagcatggtacatgctaccaAGTCACACTCCGTTGCGAATGACAGCTTTGGTGATTTGCACTATGTTCGTAAAGAGGAAGTCGTGAGGAACTTTTGTCATTAGTTTCAGTGGGTTCTATTCTTTCACGTCTGAACACGGTGTCTCTTCATTCGACGTCCAATCACTGTGTCCATCTATCCAGTCAACATCTGCAGGCCACATCTATTCAGTCAATATATTTGTCTGGTACATCAATCTATTCGCATAAATTCCCATTGAATAAATGGGAAAAGAATTATATTCAGGttcagggccggattaagacccatagagggccctaaacacttaaaagattttggtgccctcaagtatatgtaaatggttcaaaatgtaaacaaaaataattcaaagtgTAAACGATAATAAaccatttaaattaatttttatttttcaaaatgaagcaaaattcacagtaaaatggaaaataatgtttatttttgtatgcttctattttatttatatttgaaaagttttctccgtTTTTCCTTTAATTGCGAAGTGTTCGATGATAtcgtttaaattaattttacataaaatttctgcttctatacttagtattacgaatattattttagcaagttcaAAGTGACTTTTTTCATGCcgtaaaccattttcatttctatgGTGTCCTCCCcatcccttgatgccctaagtacgtgcttattttgcttaattggttaatccagcgctgttcaggttacactgcggcacacctagcatcatctcgtggcacaccagttGCAGAGCACTGACATATTTAAAACGTACGCACTAATCAGCATTTCCCTGATATAAAATACAATCAAAACGTAATCAAGCTCTTACCATTCAACATAACCTGTTTTCTTCTCCAGATACTCATAATTCTGAGACCAATGACGtagaatattttcaatgaaatcacctaaaaaataaataattaaatgtataaaGTTGGTGTAATGCCCAAAATCTGAGTGTATATTCTTGCACTACGATTTGGAAATCttttaaacaaaaattgctgCGAAGCATCTGTATATACTTGCAAACATTAACAACAGACATGTAATGGAACCATGCATACTATcaaacatactctctctctctctctctctctctctctctctctctctctctctctctctctttctctttctctccctctctttctcgctttcagacacacacatacacacacatgcactgacatATAATCATATTTGCAAATAGATACACTTATACGTTCACAGACTTACTAATACATCTAGGACGGTACCTGTTGCAGTATATACAAACATCCTAGAatagtgcttctcaaactatctgatgtgacGTACcggcagttttctttttttcctatgtgccagggaccggtaatatttcttagtaataataatttataccggaaacaatatatataatgaatataataaaagttgacaaatgTTTTTtagcttatatttattttgtaaacaaataatacaataatacaataaacaaataatgtaggagtggctgtttggtaagtagcttgcttacgaaccacatagttccgggttcagtcccactgcgtgacaccttgggcaagggctgaccaaagccttgtgagtggatttggtagatggaaactgaaagaaacctgtcgtatatacatatatatgtgtatatgtgtgtctatatgtttgtgtgtctgtgtttgtctccccaacatcgcttgacaaccgaggctggtgtgtttacatccccataacttagcggttcggcaaaaacgaacgatggaataagtactaggcttacaaagaatacgtcctggggtcgatttgctcgactaaaggcgatgctccagcatggctacagtcaaatgactgaaacaagtaaaagggtattacgtaaatattttatgatgtctattttttttcttttctggaagCTCGCCGCGTACTGGTAGCTGATGACTCGCGGACCGGCACCGGtccgcggaccaccactttgagtagcactgtcCTAGAAGACATCTAGAAAAGAGCCACCCGATTGATTTAGTCCGTCAAAAGCATACTCTAGCTTCTTGTTCGCAGGTACTTGTggttcccttctctctccctctctccccctctctctctctctctctcactctttctctcactcgctctttttctctcactctctgtttttctctctccatctaccTTTTCTACTGTAACTACAATGGCATCTGCTAATCGGAGCTGGTTAGACTCATGGTGTCTCTACTCAGAAATTCCTGATTCTCTCGAAAAATCATCTTTGTTGTATTCACTCCTCACCACACCTTtgggatatgtgtttgtgtg from Octopus bimaculoides isolate UCB-OBI-ISO-001 chromosome 5, ASM119413v2, whole genome shotgun sequence carries:
- the LOC106869251 gene encoding opioid growth factor receptor, producing MIAVLLFLIFLLVGLVYKYLFSDELQKDIFYCCKGCRHVHALPVIMHCGPNLEDDEILYALNEVSHPNLDFYQNRIKSEPNGDFIENILRHWSQNYEYLEKKTGYVEWLFPTPEDTTPHKYSSPLTSYESRMMQNDINIQKRYLRSFRMMLNFFGFQLTSSMQFILTPEVNQRFCHLQNPE